One genomic region from bacterium encodes:
- a CDS encoding PLP-dependent aminotransferase family protein, translating into MMTDTMPTLATPAPFKFEPHHFSPAAYNLESSVIRDILKHSSQPGVISFAGGLPAPELFPVEAIRDAVDRVLTRYGSQPLQYGLSAGYGPLREWIAQRLTRQGGVHLTAENILITAGSQQALDIIGRAFLSKGDYVLCCRPTYLGALQAFNFYGVKYALVEMDEHGMMVETLDPIIEKYRPRFVYTVPTFQNPTGISMSYERRKLLVAKAQKYSLPIIDDNPYGELRYSGEPVPSIKNLGGQAVIQLGTFSKTVSPGFRLGWIAASRQTMSVFARVKQATDLHTNEFSQYVIHEFVQEGRLDRHIEILRRSYKERLEAMLRAMSEFFPDTVKWTRPEGGLFLWVVMPEHVDAVKILPQAIEEKVAFVPGQPFHPDGSGRNTLRLNFSNSSVADIHEGVKRLGRLFASVL; encoded by the coding sequence ATGATGACCGACACGATGCCGACCCTTGCCACGCCGGCTCCTTTTAAGTTCGAGCCGCATCACTTCTCGCCGGCCGCCTACAATCTCGAATCATCCGTCATTCGCGACATCCTCAAGCATTCAAGCCAGCCGGGTGTGATCTCGTTTGCCGGCGGACTGCCCGCGCCGGAGCTCTTTCCGGTGGAGGCGATCCGTGATGCGGTCGACCGGGTGCTCACCCGCTATGGCAGCCAGCCACTGCAATATGGTCTGTCGGCTGGATATGGCCCGCTGCGTGAGTGGATTGCCCAGCGTCTGACCAGGCAGGGCGGAGTCCATCTGACCGCCGAGAACATCCTGATCACCGCCGGTTCCCAGCAGGCGCTCGACATTATCGGCCGCGCCTTTCTCAGCAAGGGCGACTATGTCCTCTGCTGTCGACCGACCTACCTCGGCGCTCTGCAGGCGTTTAATTTCTATGGCGTGAAGTATGCCTTGGTCGAAATGGACGAGCACGGGATGATGGTCGAGACCCTCGACCCGATCATCGAAAAGTACCGGCCGCGCTTCGTCTACACCGTGCCGACTTTCCAGAACCCGACCGGTATTTCCATGAGCTACGAGCGCCGCAAGCTCCTGGTCGCCAAGGCGCAGAAGTACAGTCTGCCGATCATCGACGACAATCCCTACGGTGAGCTGCGCTACTCCGGCGAGCCGGTGCCGTCGATTAAGAACCTCGGCGGGCAGGCGGTCATTCAGCTGGGCACCTTCTCAAAGACCGTCAGCCCGGGGTTCCGTCTGGGCTGGATCGCCGCCTCGCGCCAGACCATGAGCGTCTTCGCGCGGGTCAAACAGGCAACCGACCTGCATACCAACGAATTCTCGCAATATGTGATCCATGAGTTCGTCCAAGAAGGACGTCTCGACCGCCACATCGAGATTCTGCGCCGCTCCTACAAGGAGCGTCTCGAGGCGATGCTGCGGGCGATGAGCGAGTTCTTCCCGGACACGGTCAAGTGGACCCGTCCCGAGGGCGGACTGTTCCTCTGGGTGGTCATGCCCGAGCATGTCGACGCGGTCAAGATCCTGCCGCAGGCGATCGAGGAGAAGGTGGCGTTTGTCCCCGGCCAGCCCTTCCATCCGGATG